The Planktothrix agardhii NIES-204 genomic interval TGCCATGTTTAACTAACGGCCCATGACCGGTTCCATAGAATTTAATCGGAGGTAATTCCTTGATTTTATCGAGGTTAGAAAGAACATATTTAGCCTGGGCTGCATGAAGACAGTCATAATAGAACCGTCGATCATCGCTATAAACTGACCAGCCTTCATCAAAGACTTGATCGCCGCAAACGTGCGCCCCAAATAGCTTATCGGAGAATAAAATTTCCGTGGCTTGATCATAGGTTAAAATGGCATCGGGCCAGCGAGGAGTAGGAGTTAAAACAAACTGCAATTGATGACATTGACCTAAATCTAAGGTTTCTTCTCCTTTGATGGTTAAAATTTTTAAGTTTTCAGTTTCAAAATATTCTCGTAATGCTAAAGCAGCCGGATTTGAACAAACGAATGTTATATTAGGTGATAATTCCAATAAAGCCTTTAATGTCGCCCCTCGATTAGCATTAAAGTGACCCAAAATAATATAATTCAACTGTTCCAAATTCACACGAGTTTGTAACGCTTCAATGTAATTTTGGGTAAAGGATTCTCCGGGGGGATCAATAATTGCAGTTTGATCAGCTTCAATAATATAACTATTCGCCGTTGTTCCCCGTTGTAGGGAATATTCAACTTCAAATTTTAACCGTTCCCAAGTGCGCGATCGCACTATTTTTGTGTTATTTCCAATTAAAAAAACTTGAACATCACGCGGTTTTTGATTATCCATAATCTTATATTAAAAAAAGTTTTTTTGATCTCTCTTGAGCCTTAAGCATCGATCCCCCCTGCATCCCCTGCCCTTATTAAGCAGGGTTAGGGGGGATTAAGGGGGATTAATAATGATTTCCGACTTTGCGATGGTGAACCGCAGGTAGCACATCAGGATCACTGACTCGTCCATTATCAACGGTGGCGTAAACAATCCAATGATCACTTAACTCCATCCGACTTTGGACTTGACATTCTAAATAGGCTAAGGAATCTGTTAGAATCGGACTGCCATTATTAGCAGTTTGGGTATTAATTCCTTCAAACCGATCCGCACCAGGAGTAAATCGTTTTAAGAAGTGTCTCATCAGTTTTTGATAATTACTTTCTGCCAAAACATTCAGCACAAATTTATCATCAACCTGCATTAACGCTTCAATGGCTCGATCCTTAGCAACGGCAATGGTTAATCCTAATGGTTGAAAACTTGCTTGAGTCACCCAGGAGGCTAACATCGCACTACTAACTTCTCCTTTTTGAGCCGTAATAATATACAATCCACCGCTTAAGCGTCCCATGGCTTTATCTAAGTTACTATCCAGGGATTTCATCTGCTTAACGGTTTTATCTCGACTCAACCATTGTCCGATATCTGTACCCGCTTCATCGCAGGTTTGATAGGTGGTATCATGGGGAGTTTCCGTAATCCGAATTGAAGGAAAGACTTGCTTTAATCCAGCATCATTGAGTTTAACTTGCAACGGATATAAGGATAAATCATTTCCGCCTCCCGACTCATATAAACCGTAGGATTGTTTATTATGAGCCGATGCAATAATAGTATTAATTGTTTCTTCTGCCAGTTCAGAACCTAAACCAGAAACCGGGGGCATTCCGATTATAAATCCCGCAGAACCCATCACTAATTCCCGCACTTCTGTCGCTTCAGCCTTGCGTAAATCCATCATTTCTACGGCAACACCTGTTTTTGTAATGCCGTGGGCGATGGCTTGGGAGAGGCGATCGCTATAGCCATAGTCGGAGAAATAAAACACCGCTACAGTGGTTTCAGATTTAGTTTGTTCGTGACTCCATTGCCAATAACGTCCTTTTAGTTCTTCTAAATTATGCCGTAATAATGGGCCGTGTCCCGTGGCAATAGTGGTAATTTCTCCTAAAGGTTCCATGCGTTTCATCGCATTAATTACCGAACGAGCATTAGGAGCCATTAAACACTCATAATAAAAGTGAAAATCTGGTTCAAGTGCCGCTAAGTTTGTATCGTAGGTTTGATCGGAACAATAGTGCATTCCAAACGCATCGCAAGTAAATAAGGTTTGGCTTTTCCGATCAAAGCTAAAAATTGTATCCGGCCAATGTAAATTCGGAGCAGATACAAATTCTAAAACATGATCATTTCCTAAATCTAAGGTATCGCCATTTTTAACTAATTTACGTTCAAAGGGGGTATGGGTTAAATTTTCTAAAAATTGAATTGCTACCTTCGACCCCACAACCGTAACATTGGGAGCAAGTTCTAGGATATCTTTAACTAGGCCACTGTGATCGGGTTCGGTATGACTAATAATTAAATAGTCAATATCCGCAGGATTAATTAATCCTTTGAGTGTGTCTAAATATAGTTGCCGGAATTTGGCATGGGATGTGTCAACCAGGGCTATTTTTTCCCCGCGAATGATAAATGAATTATAGGTTGTACCGTTTTGCAGGCCAAAT includes:
- a CDS encoding putative flavoprotein, whose product is MVALTDRVKQNRLTIEVQEIAADTTAIRSLDWDRERFDIEFGLQNGTTYNSFIIRGEKIALVDTSHAKFRQLYLDTLKGLINPADIDYLIISHTEPDHSGLVKDILELAPNVTVVGSKVAIQFLENLTHTPFERKLVKNGDTLDLGNDHVLEFVSAPNLHWPDTIFSFDRKSQTLFTCDAFGMHYCSDQTYDTNLAALEPDFHFYYECLMAPNARSVINAMKRMEPLGEITTIATGHGPLLRHNLEELKGRYWQWSHEQTKSETTVAVFYFSDYGYSDRLSQAIAHGITKTGVAVEMMDLRKAEATEVRELVMGSAGFIIGMPPVSGLGSELAEETINTIIASAHNKQSYGLYESGGGNDLSLYPLQVKLNDAGLKQVFPSIRITETPHDTTYQTCDEAGTDIGQWLSRDKTVKQMKSLDSNLDKAMGRLSGGLYIITAQKGEVSSAMLASWVTQASFQPLGLTIAVAKDRAIEALMQVDDKFVLNVLAESNYQKLMRHFLKRFTPGADRFEGINTQTANNGSPILTDSLAYLECQVQSRMELSDHWIVYATVDNGRVSDPDVLPAVHHRKVGNHY